The Bacteroidota bacterium sequence TGGACGTGCGTTATCGAAGTTCGCGTAGGAACATCGATTTCAGAAGTAACGCTAAGCGTTCGTTACTCTGCTTCGACTTGGGCGTAGTCCAGTTCGACCGGTGTCTTGCGGCCAAAGATCGAGACTTCGACTTTGAGCTTTTGTTTGTCTTCGTTGACCTCTTTGATCTGCGCGCCGAATCCGGAGAATGGTCCATCGATCACCTTGACCGGCTGGCCAAGATAATAGCGAATCTCAGGCGATTCCATACCGCGCTTCTCCTCGACCTTGCCGAGGATGCGTCGCATCTCATCCGGCTGCAATGCGGTGGGCTGGGTCTTGGTTGGACCGACAAAACTCACGACACCCGGCACCGAGAGAATGAGATCGATCAGCTTCTTATCGAGTGCGGCCTCGATGAGAATGTAACCGGGCAGGAAGCTCTTGGTCTTCGTCCGCTTTTTGCCTTCGCGAACTTCATAGACTTTTTCGTTCGGGATTACGACTTCGGGCACACGCTCGGAAAAGCCGCGGCGCTTCATCTCGTCTTCGAGGAAGGCCTTGACTTTGGACTCATGACCGGTATAGGTCTTGAGCGCATACCATTTGAGGGTGGTCGCTTGAGGCTCGGTCATGACTTGCATTTAGAATAAGTTGAATATCGTGCGAATGACCGTCTCGAATATCTTGTCCACGCCGAACGTGAAGATCGAAAGCAGGACACACAGCACGAGAGTGATTACGGTCGCATCTTGGAGCTCGGCGCGCTTGGGCCAGGAGACCTTGCGCATTTCGCGGGCGACGTCGTTGAAAAAGGAAAAGGACTTCTTGCCAAGGTTTGGCTTCTGGGTCCCTGGAGCGATTGCAGTTGTTTCAGCCATAGTGCTTAAAGTTACGGGGTCAGGTAGGGGCTAATGGTGTTAGTCGGGGCTAACTGAGTTAGCCCTCCCTGGGTTAAGCGGGTTAATGCCATTAACCCCTACCTCATCACCCGATAGCACGTCAGGAGGGACTCGAACCCCCAACCTGCGGTTTTGGAGACCGCTGCTCTACCAATTGAGCTACTGACGTTCGTGAGTAACGAGTAGATGAGTAACGGGTAACGAGTCTAATCTCGTCACACGTTACTCATCACTCGTTACGCGTTACGCGTTACTTCGATTCTTTGTGCGGCGTGCGCTTGTTGCAGCGCGAGCAGTACTTGGTGTACTCCACGCGGCCAGACTGTTTCCGTTTGTTCTTCGTCGCCGAGTAATTCCGCGACTTGCAACTGGTGCACTCGAGTGTAATGATGTCTCTCATCGGTTCTTACCTTTTTATTCTAAACTCGTATTCAAAACGTTCACTTGGTCTCTGCTTCCACGCCCGGCTGTCCCACGATCTGCGCTTGAGCTGGATGCGCTTGCACTTGCTGGGGCGCCTGCGGTTGCATCGGCTCGATATTATTCAAAAAAATCGCCGACATCAACTTAAACCGCCCGCAGCTCGGACAAATGTAGACCGTCACCGGCAGCGCGCGTGCAAAGTTGAACTGCAGCCCCGTTGGCGTAGCGTCCAGTCCGGGCATTGCAAACAAGTCCGGATTGACATCCATCTGCGTCCCACAGTCCCCACAAAGCTTTGGTGGTGTCATCTCACTAGTGGATAGTTGATAGTGGAAAGTGGATAGTGAGGATTCGTTATCCGTTATCCACTATCAGCTATCCACTACCGCAGAGCGGGAGACGGGACTCGAACCCGCGACCAACAGCTTGGAAGGCTGTGACTCTACCAACTGAGTTACTCCCGCGCTTGGCGATCCCTCGCTCGACGATTCCTCGTCGGTCCTCTCCGGTCTGGAGATTTCCCATTACGAGAGGGAATGCACTGCGCGGCGCTCTAACCGCAAAACCGCGAAAAAAAAGCCGGGGCCACTCGATCCAAATACCCCAAAAGGGTGGAATCTCGCGACCTCAGCGCCCCTTAGACAAATGCGCGGCACGATGTGTTCCACCGAACTTTCTGGCCGTTGCCTCCCGGAACCGCACCCCCTGCCGCTCCGTTGCGAAACGACCACTTTTGTGGCGAGTCTTCTCTCTGCTCCCCTATGCTGAACATTCCGTCGGTCGGTGGGACTACTCATAGCGAGTGCACGAACCGCTTGCGAGCAAGGGGCCTCTCGGTGTACTCCATTGTCGTTTTCGCGCTTCTTTCGCAATTATTCCTTGCAGACCCTTCTTTGGGTTCATGGAAGAAAGTCGCACAGTTCGCTGCGCCGGTCGCTCGGGTCAATTCCATGTACTTTTTCGACGACTCGGTTGGAATTATCGGATTTTCACAGGGTGGGCTCGGTTGCCCGCTCATGCGGACCACGGACGGCGGTGTAACCTGGGTCGCCCCAAATACTCCAGCACTGACATTCGGAAGCACCTGCGTCGTCACGGACATTTGGTTCAAAGACAAGTTGGAGGGCTGGGCTACGTTTGAAATGTCGCAAGCCTCCGGTTCGAGTCTTTGGCATACGCTCGATGGCGGTCTTAACTGGTCGAACCTTGGACTTACTGGTGGCACCGGGCTTGGTCTGACGAGCGTCCGAGCGACGCCGCGCGCACTCATTGTGACCAATCGCGGAGCCGCTCCTGGAATCTATGTATCGACGAATGGCGGCGCATCGTTTGGCTCGACCTTCGGACAAACGGATAACGATTTGGACTTTGTCGATTCGATACATGGAGCATCAAGCTTCCTCAGAGATCAATTCAATTACACGACCGATGGCGGCCTGACCTGGCGACCCGCACTTACTTCGAACAACCTCCAGACAGAGACCTGGGGCATCTATGGGGCGAAAAGCAAACGATATTTCGTCGCAGCCGATGAAACCAGTGGGGATATTTATCGGTCACCAGTTGATTTTGGACAAACCTGGCTCACGGCATCCAGTTTCGGCGCAACATATATCACTGGCGGCATCACCGGTTACACGTGCGCGCTGTATGTTCAGTGTGTCATGTCTGGGCTGGGGCATGGCCTCTATCGTTCGACGGATAGTGGAAGCACCTGGTCACCGATTGGTGGTCCCAACAACGGATACGATACCAGGTTTTCGGTTACGCCGGGAGCGCTTTATGCGGGGGATGCCACTGGAGGACTGTGGAAATCGACTGATGGCGGAGATGGCACTCTGGTCAATTTGTGTCCGCCACTGCCGCAGATTCCTGAGACCGAGATCCAGCTAACTGCTTCGCTCTGCGATTCCATAAGTGTTGTGAAGTACTTCCAAAATCCCTACTTCGATTCCCTTCTGATAACATCATTCCAGATTGTGGACTCGACACGAAAACCTGCCACCTCGAAGGCATTCGGAATCGACAGCGTTCTGGTGCCGCAAATGCTCAAGGGAGAACAGGTGCTCGGCTACCGCCTTCATTGGTGTCCACGCCGCATGCTGGATACGGCGGGACTCGATTCCGCAACGATCCTTGTGAAATTTACCGCACCGGCATTTAATTGGAATAACTCCACCATTATCAAAGTGTATCTTCGAGCAGTGCAACCACCGCTATTGCTCGATGTCCCGGCTGCGATCCGTTTGGATTCTGTCAATTGCGAGTACGATACCATCGTGACATTTACAAACAACAGTTGTGACACCGTCACGCTGACGAGCGCTGCGCTCGCAATAAACAAGGTGTGGTCCGCGACGGATTCGCTGGGCATGCCACTGCTGCTCCCCATTGCTATTCCACCGGATTCTTCTCTTCCGATTCGCTTGCATTTCCATCCAAAGAGCTTCGCTGTTGGAATCGACACGCTTAAGCTCGGTACCGAGTTTTTCCGGCAACCGGCACTCTCAAAAGTTAGCCTACGAGGCATATTGAGTAGCGCGGAGGCTCTAGCGAGCGCGCTTTCGCTAGCATTCGATACTCTTTCGACCTGCACGACGGACGATACGCTCATCCATATTGGCAATCGCGGATGCGACACACTCACGATTACGCTGGATACGCTGAACACGAAAGACTGGGCGCTGCTCGATACGAATGGCTTGCCGATACCACTTCCGGTTAAGATTCCTCCCGATTCCAACTGGACGCTGCTTCTGCGATTCCAACCACACTCGCTCGGCGCAACAAGCGGTAGGATCACGCTCGACTATCGGTACCTGGGCTCGAAGATTACGCGAACGATCACGCTTACAGGCACGGGCGCCAGTTCGGGCTCGCTTGTTTATCCCAATTCATTTGCCCTTGGCAATGTCTCGTTCTGTGAGTCATTCGATACGACGATCACATTCCGCAACGCTACCTGCAATGATGTTAGATTGGACAGCCTGAACATTCCAGCGCCATTCTCGCTGCTCGATTCGACTCTCTTCCCCATCAAACTCGCAAGCGGCAAAAGCATCACGGTTCGCGTGCGGTATCGGCCACGAACGAATAGCGATGCAGGTCTGGCCATACTTAAAGCTATCGTCAACGGAAAGCAAATCTCAGATACACTCGCATTGCGGGCATCAGCAGTTGGAGGGAAATTCCTTCCGGTCATGCTACCCTCTGCCCGACTCACTGTCACTGATGGTGGTTTCCGGTTTGCAGACCGCACCATGTGCCAGCTTCCCGATTCTGGCATTGTGAGAATTCTGGATCCCGGTTGCGATTCGATGTCCCTCGATAGCATCGCCTACATTCCTATGCGCGGAAACACGAATTCTTACATCGTATCCACTTCGCCTTCGTTGCCAAAAGTATTGGCGAATGATTCCGTCCATCTAAAGATGGTGCTTACCGCCAGCGGTCCTGGCCAGTTTGTTGGCAACCTTCATCTCTATTATCGAATGGATGGTGTGCGACACGACACCACATTTATGATCTGGGCTAATGTGACCGGCGGAGCAAGCGCGCTTGCGCTCGATACTTCGAAAATCATGCTGGGCACACTCTCTGCATGCAAAGCGCGTGATACCACGATCGGTTACACAAACACCGGTTGCGATTCTGTCACCGTTTTGGGATGGAGCATGGCAAGTTGGGGCGCCGGATTTGATGTGTCCGGAACCGGGCAAAACCCTCCACGCGGCCTGGCAATTGGCCAGAGTGATTCTCTACATATTACCTATGATGAAACGCACACCGGCATGCTCTACGATACGGTGAATGTACTGACTGATGCAAAGCCTGATTCCGTTCGGCGCATTCCAATCCAGGCATTCGTTGCTCCACTCGATTCTGTGAACTTCGTGATGTCGCAACCGGCGAGTCTTGCACCAAATCAGCGTTTTGTCGTGACTGTGCAGCCCGACCGAACGGTCCTGCAAACCAAAGGTCTGACTTCGATCTCCGGCGAAGTGGAATACAACGAGGATAATTTCGAGTATGAATCACTCGAGTCTCTTCCGAATCTTTCACTCACGACGAGCGCGCCGCAATCAATTGACGGCGAATCTCGAATTCCATTCCAGTTGACGAATCCGGCCGGTATTGTGCTCGATCCGACCCTGCCGGTCCTTTCTATTCATCTCCAGTCCGTGCTCGGCGATACAACCGATCTCACCGTCGGAGTAAACTCGATGCAACTGAATGCATCCGATCCTGATTTTGCACGGTGCGTGCTGGCGACCAAGGGCGCAACCAGCACATCATCGTTGATGCGCGACTGCAATACTACATTCCTGCTGAGCACAATGCGCAATGAGGAATTGCTACTCGTCACCGACCCTTCTCCAAATCCGATGACAG is a genomic window containing:
- the nusG gene encoding transcription termination/antitermination protein NusG, with the translated sequence MTEPQATTLKWYALKTYTGHESKVKAFLEDEMKRRGFSERVPEVVIPNEKVYEVREGKKRTKTKSFLPGYILIEAALDKKLIDLILSVPGVVSFVGPTKTQPTALQPDEMRRILGKVEEKRGMESPEIRYYLGQPVKVIDGPFSGFGAQIKEVNEDKQKLKVEVSIFGRKTPVELDYAQVEAE
- the rpmG gene encoding 50S ribosomal protein L33, whose amino-acid sequence is MRDIITLECTSCKSRNYSATKNKRKQSGRVEYTKYCSRCNKRTPHKESK
- the secE gene encoding preprotein translocase subunit SecE yields the protein MAETTAIAPGTQKPNLGKKSFSFFNDVAREMRKVSWPKRAELQDATVITLVLCVLLSIFTFGVDKIFETVIRTIFNLF